One genomic window of Scylla paramamosain isolate STU-SP2022 chromosome 20, ASM3559412v1, whole genome shotgun sequence includes the following:
- the LOC135110767 gene encoding hepatocyte nuclear factor 3-gamma-like, translating to MDSVCGRESSVSPPTVVAPVALKASPLNDAHQPATPTEQQRLLYQLALAERLRLASAGLAWARPPLSAHPHVPHPHHPQEHSVVGGMVGGLMGGPFMGGLGAPLMGGLGGALLGGGQGSAAAAAAAAAAGYPPGHPLHAYGYRLVDPRSLLPRGPEEPKPQHSYIGLIAMAILSSPDKKLVLSDIYQYILDNYAYFRSRGPGWRNSIRHNLSLNDCFIKAGRSANGKGHYWAIHPANLDDFSRGDFRRRRAQRRVRKHLGLAVDDDSSPEPPSPTPALTAAHDSPTAAHLPHTTALTASDEGSQAQASLPQPPVARKRQFDVASLLAPDDKLPKTRRHGPEHAHDAAHDHSEIDVVCDDPGDDHRPGAPTSPSHTSAAPEDEDDEEPQPWSLLGWVSGAPWPLPPVKPEEPDPRPAARDPPPAQ from the coding sequence ATGGACTCGGTGTGTGGGCGCGAGTCGTCCGTATCGCCGCCCACAGTGGTGGCGCCCGTGGCCCTCAAGGCCTCGCCCCTGAACGATGCCCACCAGCCCGCGACGCCGACGGAGCAGCAGCGGCTGCTGTACCAGCTGGCCCTGGCCGAGAGGCTGCGTCTGGCCTCCGCCGGCCTGGCCTGGGCCCGCCCGCCCCTCTCCGCCCACCCGCACGTCCCCCACCCGCACCACCCACAGGAGCACAGCGTGGTGGGCGGCATGGTGGGCGGCCTCATGGGTGGGCCCTTCATGGGCGGCCTGGGCGCCCCACTTATGGGAGGACTGGGAGGAGCGCTACTGGGTGGCGGGCAGGGCAgcgcggcagcagcagcggcagcagcagcagccgggTACCCGCCGGGCCACCCGCTGCACGCGTACGGCTACCGCCTGGTGGACCCGCGCAGCCTGCTGCCCCGCGGGCCCGAGGAGCCCAAGCCGCAGCACTCGTACATCGGGCTGATCGCCATGGCCATCCTAAGCAGCCCGGACAAGAAGCTCGTGCTCAGCGACATCTACCAGTACATCCTGGACAACTACGCCTACTTCCGCTCCCGCGGCCCCGGCTGGCGCAACTCCATCCGCCACAACCTGTCCCTCAACGACTGCTTCATCAAGGCGGGCCGCTCCGCCAACGGCAAGGGCCACTACTGGGCCATCCATCCCGCCAACCTCGACGACTTTAGCCGCGGTGActtccgccgccgccgcgcccAGCGCCGCGTCAGGAAGCATCTCGGCTTGGCCGTCGACGACGACTCTTCCCCGGAGCCGCCCTCCCCCACGCCAGCACTAACTGCCGCCCACGACTCACCCACGGCCGCCCACCTGCCACACACGACCGCCCTCACCGCCTCGGACGAGGGGTCGCAGGCCCAGGCGTCGCTGCCACAGCCTCCCGTGGCTCGGAAACGACAGTTTGACGTCGCGAGTTTGTTGGCGCCAGACGACAAGCTTCCTAAAACCCGCCGCCACGGCCCGGAACACGCCCACGACGCCGCCCACGACCACAGCGAGATCGACGTTGTGTGCGACGACCCGGGCGACGACCACCGCCCCGGAGCGCCCACCTCTCCCAGCCACACTTCCGCCGCCcccgaggacgaggacgacgaggagcCGCAGCCGTGGTCCCTACTGGGTTGGGTGTCCGGGGCGCCGTGGCCGCTGCCGCCCGTCAAACCCGAGGAGCCAGACCCTCGTCCCGCCGCCCGAGACCCGCCGCCCGCCCAGTGA